The proteins below come from a single Candidatus Edwardsbacteria bacterium RifOxyA12_full_54_48 genomic window:
- a CDS encoding NrdH-redoxin: MANKVKGANRVHQIMLYALSTCVWCRKTKKLLDTLDVEYEYIFVDLLDGVEEERAMDQLERYNPGRTFPTMVIDGKRVIVGFKEPEIRKALS, translated from the coding sequence ATGGCCAACAAAGTCAAAGGGGCCAACCGGGTCCACCAGATCATGCTGTATGCCCTGTCCACCTGCGTTTGGTGCCGGAAGACGAAAAAACTGCTGGACACCCTTGATGTCGAATATGAATACATCTTCGTCGACCTGCTGGATGGGGTGGAAGAGGAGCGGGCGATGGACCAGTTGGAGCGGTACAACCCCGGCCGGACCTTCCCCACCATGGTGATAGATGGCAAACGGGTTATAGTGGGCTTCAAGGAGCCGGAGATCAGGAAGGCATTGTCATGA
- a CDS encoding glutamate racemase produces MSHHSPIGIFDSGFGGLTIFRKIRELMPQYDYIYLGDNARTPYGNRSFETVLKFTAEGVQYLFSQGCPLIIIACNTASAKALRSIQQQYLPKTYPERRVLGVIRPTVESIQSKTLTDSVALWGTAGTVNSGSFVMEMANHAPSVKLVQQACPLLVPLVEAGELEGEGLDFFIKKYWKQTEIQNCKIDTLLLACTHYPLLKKQIAKIIPRNINILSQDELVAPSLAEYFKRHPEMELLVTTGGGCRYLTTDQCGHFDNLAKIFMGQEISSEKIELKEVKLLDNPRHMPLNAENEGAPG; encoded by the coding sequence ATGTCCCATCATTCACCCATAGGTATCTTCGACTCCGGGTTCGGCGGGCTGACCATCTTCCGCAAGATCCGGGAGCTGATGCCGCAGTACGATTACATCTATCTGGGCGACAACGCCCGGACACCATACGGCAATCGCTCATTCGAGACGGTGCTAAAATTCACCGCCGAGGGGGTGCAGTATCTGTTCTCCCAGGGATGCCCGCTGATCATCATCGCCTGCAATACCGCCAGCGCCAAGGCCCTGCGCAGCATCCAGCAGCAGTATCTGCCCAAGACCTACCCCGAACGGAGGGTGCTGGGGGTGATCCGGCCCACGGTGGAGTCCATTCAAAGTAAAACCCTGACCGACAGCGTAGCCCTGTGGGGAACGGCCGGAACGGTCAACTCCGGGAGCTTCGTGATGGAGATGGCCAATCACGCTCCCTCGGTGAAGCTGGTCCAGCAGGCCTGCCCCCTGCTGGTGCCTTTGGTGGAGGCCGGAGAACTTGAGGGAGAGGGGCTGGACTTTTTCATAAAAAAATACTGGAAGCAAACCGAGATCCAAAATTGCAAAATTGATACACTGTTATTGGCCTGCACCCATTATCCGCTGCTCAAAAAGCAGATCGCAAAGATCATACCTCGGAACATCAATATCCTTTCTCAGGATGAGCTGGTGGCGCCCAGCCTGGCCGAGTATTTTAAGCGCCATCCGGAGATGGAGCTGCTGGTGACCACCGGGGGCGGTTGCCGGTACCTGACCACCGACCAGTGCGGCCATTTTGACAACCTGGCCAAAATCTTCATGGGACAGGAGATCTCTTCCGAGAAGATAGAACTCAAAGAAGTAAAATTGCTGGATAACCCCCGGCATATGCCGCTGAACGCCGAAAATGAAGGTGCTCCGGGATGA
- a CDS encoding lysine--tRNA ligase, protein MSEHLGNQIPERAERIHKLEELKKMGIDLYPYSYQADIKAAEILAAPDQLIESGREVKAAGRIVAIRGHGKAAFLHLSDDSGKIQCYIRQDEVGEENYRAFKLYDLGDFIGVAGKIFRTKTGEVSIHAKEVVLLSKSLLPLPEKFHGLQDVELRYRKRYLDLIANPEVKQLFIKRTRFVKALRDFMDAKGFMEVETPCLELIPGGADAQPFTTHHNTLDIDMFLRISLELHLKRLIVGGYDKVYEMGRVFRNEGMSPQHLQEFTMMEFYWAYADYNQLMPLVEEMYITLLEKTFGSLEITFEDKVLNFKGPWPRYDYRQLLIDKSGVDLDQYPTTESLIPKLKEMGIKPDPKLGRGRLIDQLYKKFVRPELTQPCFLIDHPLDVSPLAKKHPTRQGYVQRFQVLFAGAEVGNGFSELNDPLDQRARFEEQARLREKGDTEAQMYDRDFVEALEHGMPPCGGFGVGMDRFFAIVSNSTSVREIVFFPTMKPE, encoded by the coding sequence ATGTCCGAACATTTGGGAAACCAGATCCCGGAAAGGGCCGAGAGAATCCATAAGCTTGAAGAACTGAAAAAGATGGGGATAGATCTCTACCCCTATTCCTATCAGGCCGACATCAAGGCGGCCGAGATACTGGCCGCCCCAGACCAGCTGATCGAATCGGGACGCGAGGTTAAGGCGGCCGGCCGGATAGTGGCCATCCGGGGCCACGGCAAGGCGGCCTTTCTGCACCTGTCGGACGACAGCGGCAAGATACAATGCTACATCCGCCAGGACGAGGTGGGCGAAGAGAACTACAGGGCCTTCAAGCTGTATGATCTGGGTGACTTCATCGGCGTGGCGGGAAAGATCTTCCGGACCAAGACCGGGGAGGTAAGCATCCACGCCAAGGAGGTGGTCCTGCTGTCCAAGTCCCTGCTGCCCCTGCCGGAAAAATTTCACGGCCTGCAGGATGTGGAGCTGCGCTACCGCAAGAGATACCTGGACCTGATCGCCAACCCGGAGGTCAAGCAGCTGTTCATCAAGCGCACCAGATTCGTCAAGGCCCTGCGCGATTTCATGGATGCCAAGGGGTTCATGGAGGTGGAGACGCCGTGTCTGGAGCTGATACCCGGCGGGGCCGACGCCCAGCCCTTCACCACCCATCACAACACCCTGGATATCGATATGTTCCTGCGGATATCGCTGGAGCTTCACCTCAAGCGGCTGATCGTGGGCGGTTATGACAAGGTCTACGAGATGGGCCGGGTGTTCCGCAACGAGGGGATGAGCCCCCAGCATCTGCAGGAATTCACCATGATGGAGTTCTACTGGGCCTACGCCGATTACAACCAGCTGATGCCCTTGGTGGAGGAGATGTACATCACCCTGCTGGAAAAGACCTTCGGCAGTCTGGAGATAACCTTCGAGGACAAGGTCCTCAATTTCAAAGGGCCCTGGCCCCGCTATGACTACCGCCAGCTGCTGATAGACAAGTCCGGGGTGGACCTGGACCAGTATCCCACCACCGAATCGCTGATACCCAAGCTCAAGGAGATGGGCATCAAGCCCGATCCCAAGCTGGGACGGGGGCGCCTGATAGACCAGCTTTATAAAAAATTCGTCCGGCCGGAGCTCACCCAGCCGTGCTTCCTGATAGATCATCCGCTGGACGTTTCGCCTTTGGCCAAGAAACATCCCACCCGCCAGGGATATGTCCAGCGCTTCCAGGTGCTGTTCGCCGGGGCCGAGGTGGGCAACGGTTTCTCCGAGCTCAACGATCCGCTGGACCAGCGGGCCAGGTTCGAGGAACAGGCCCGGCTGCGGGAGAAGGGCGACACCGAGGCCCAGATGTACGACCGGGATTTCGTCGAGGCCCTGGAACACGGGATGCCGCCCTGCGGCGGGTTCGGGGTGGGCATGGACCGGTTCTTCGCCATCGTCAGCAATTCCACCTCGGTGCGGGAGATCGTGTTCTTTCCCACCATGAAGCCGGAATGA
- a CDS encoding ABC transporter permease, protein MSYEFFIAVRHLKAKRRTGFISVVSLISLAGITVGVGALVIVLSVMNGFQTDLRNRILGTNAHVIILKYHNQPIEGYHELIARIDSLPGIIGSSPFIYTKSMIAVGSRVDGVVLRGVDPEIEKSITDISRNMITGDYDFTAYSDSLPAIVLGVDLADRLVAHLGDTVTVASPQAARATPLGLVPRARQFRLVGVFDAGMYEYNSTLAFIGLNEAQDFLDMGAAVTGIEVKITDIYQAQQVGREIVKKLGPAQYRYNDWIQLNWSLFSALKLEKTVMFLILVLIIMVAAFNIISSLIMTVIEKTREIGILKSMGATSRSIMRIFVYEGLMIGLVGTLLGLGLGYVMCLLLAKYQFIDLPADVYFINKLPVQIQPWDFVLVAAAAVLISFLATIYPAWKASRLDPVEAIRYE, encoded by the coding sequence ATGTCCTACGAATTTTTCATAGCCGTAAGGCACCTCAAGGCCAAGCGAAGGACCGGATTCATCTCGGTGGTCAGCTTGATCTCCCTGGCCGGGATCACCGTGGGCGTGGGGGCTCTGGTGATAGTCCTTTCGGTGATGAATGGTTTCCAGACCGACCTGCGCAACCGGATACTGGGGACCAACGCCCATGTGATAATCCTGAAATACCACAATCAGCCCATCGAAGGCTATCATGAACTGATCGCCCGGATAGATTCCCTGCCGGGCATCATCGGCAGTTCGCCTTTTATTTACACCAAGAGCATGATCGCGGTGGGCAGCCGGGTGGACGGGGTGGTCCTGCGGGGGGTGGATCCAGAGATTGAAAAATCCATAACCGATATCTCCCGCAATATGATCACCGGGGATTACGATTTCACGGCCTATTCCGACAGCCTTCCGGCCATAGTGCTGGGGGTGGACCTGGCCGACCGGCTGGTGGCCCACCTGGGCGACACCGTCACCGTGGCCTCACCCCAGGCCGCCCGGGCCACACCTTTGGGACTGGTGCCCCGGGCCAGGCAGTTCCGGCTGGTGGGGGTGTTCGATGCCGGAATGTACGAATATAATTCCACCCTGGCGTTCATCGGCCTCAACGAGGCCCAGGATTTTCTGGACATGGGCGCTGCGGTGACCGGCATCGAGGTCAAGATCACGGACATCTACCAGGCCCAGCAGGTGGGGCGGGAGATCGTCAAAAAGCTCGGCCCTGCCCAGTACCGCTATAACGACTGGATACAGCTGAACTGGAGTCTTTTTTCGGCCCTCAAACTGGAGAAGACGGTGATGTTCCTGATCCTGGTGCTGATCATAATGGTGGCGGCCTTCAATATCATCTCCAGCCTGATCATGACGGTGATCGAGAAGACCCGGGAGATAGGCATCCTCAAATCCATGGGGGCCACCTCCCGCAGCATCATGCGGATATTCGTCTACGAGGGGTTGATGATCGGCCTGGTGGGGACGCTGCTGGGGCTGGGGCTGGGCTATGTGATGTGCCTGCTGCTGGCCAAGTACCAGTTCATCGATCTGCCGGCCGACGTCTATTTCATCAACAAGCTGCCGGTGCAGATCCAGCCCTGGGATTTCGTCTTGGTGGCGGCGGCGGCGGTGTTGATCAGCTTTCTGGCCACCATCTACCCGGCCTGGAAGGCATCGCGGCTGGACCCGGTGGAGGCCATAAGATATGAATAA
- a CDS encoding GTP-binding protein TypA, whose amino-acid sequence MDKKLRNIAIIAHVDHGKTTLVDALLRQSGLFRDNQEVPELVMDSNPLERERGITIFSKNASIHYNGYKINIVDTPGHADFGSEVERVLSMVDGVLLLVDAVDGPMPQTRFVLQKSLKLDLKTIVVINKIDRPDSRPHWALDQVFDLFVSLDATDEQLDFPVVYASGKSGIATMELEKPGNNIIPIFDVIIDKVPSPPGDPDKPLQMLVTSMDYNDYVGRLAIGRILNGRIRSGQSAARIKKDRTTKIEKITRIYGFEGLKRIEVQDVTAGDILALAGFPEINIGETIADSVDPQALPYVDIDQPTISMLFSVNNSPFSGQDGAYVTSRQIRDRLARELKSNVGLKIEDTGSPDSFKVSGRGELHLSILIETIRREGYELQVSRPEVILREIDGKTCEPFEYLVIDVDDAYVGAVMEKLGQRKAELQNMKADGKGRTRLEFNIPARGLIGFRGQFLTDTRGTGIMHHNFLDYQTYRGEISAQVNGVLVAMETGTATSYSLDSIQERGMLFVAPGDRAYQGMIIGERPKENDLVVNVTRAKKLGNQRSSTSEEAIRLTPPKIMTLEEALEFIADDELVEVTPKAIRLRKKILSDIDRRRSRRVKPGAEAEE is encoded by the coding sequence ATCGACAAGAAACTAAGGAATATCGCCATCATTGCCCACGTGGACCACGGCAAGACCACCCTGGTGGATGCCCTGCTCCGGCAGAGCGGGCTTTTCAGGGACAACCAGGAGGTGCCCGAACTGGTGATGGATTCCAACCCCCTGGAGCGGGAACGCGGAATCACCATCTTCTCCAAGAACGCCTCCATCCATTACAACGGATATAAGATCAACATCGTAGACACCCCGGGCCATGCCGATTTCGGTTCCGAGGTGGAGCGGGTGCTGTCGATGGTGGACGGCGTTCTGCTGCTGGTGGATGCGGTGGACGGCCCCATGCCCCAGACCCGGTTCGTGCTGCAAAAGTCCCTCAAGCTTGACCTTAAGACCATAGTGGTGATAAACAAAATAGATAGGCCGGATTCCCGCCCCCATTGGGCGCTGGACCAGGTGTTCGACCTGTTCGTCTCCCTGGACGCCACCGATGAACAGCTGGATTTTCCGGTGGTATACGCTTCGGGGAAATCGGGCATTGCCACCATGGAATTGGAAAAACCGGGGAACAATATCATACCCATTTTTGACGTGATAATAGATAAAGTGCCGTCTCCGCCGGGGGATCCCGACAAGCCGCTGCAGATGCTGGTGACCAGCATGGATTACAACGATTACGTGGGGCGGCTGGCCATCGGAAGGATCCTCAACGGGAGGATACGATCCGGACAGTCGGCGGCCCGGATAAAGAAGGACCGGACCACCAAGATCGAGAAAATAACCCGGATCTACGGCTTCGAGGGCCTTAAGCGGATAGAGGTGCAGGACGTGACGGCCGGGGATATTCTGGCCCTGGCCGGATTTCCGGAGATCAACATCGGCGAGACCATCGCCGACTCGGTGGACCCCCAGGCCCTGCCCTATGTGGATATTGACCAGCCAACCATCTCCATGCTGTTCTCGGTGAACAACAGCCCCTTCTCCGGGCAGGACGGGGCCTACGTGACCTCCCGCCAGATAAGAGACCGGCTGGCCCGGGAGCTGAAATCTAACGTGGGGCTGAAGATAGAGGACACCGGATCGCCGGATTCATTCAAGGTCTCCGGGCGGGGGGAGCTCCACCTTTCCATTCTGATAGAGACCATACGGCGGGAGGGCTACGAATTGCAGGTATCACGGCCCGAGGTCATCCTCAGGGAGATCGATGGAAAGACCTGCGAGCCCTTTGAGTATCTGGTGATAGACGTGGACGATGCCTATGTGGGCGCGGTGATGGAGAAACTGGGCCAGCGCAAGGCCGAGCTGCAGAACATGAAGGCCGATGGAAAGGGCCGAACCCGGTTAGAATTCAACATCCCGGCCCGAGGCCTGATAGGATTCCGGGGGCAGTTTCTGACCGACACCCGGGGGACCGGCATCATGCATCACAACTTTCTGGATTACCAGACCTACCGGGGCGAGATCAGCGCCCAGGTCAACGGAGTGCTGGTGGCCATGGAGACCGGCACCGCCACCTCATACTCGCTGGATTCCATCCAGGAGCGGGGAATGCTGTTCGTGGCCCCGGGCGACCGGGCCTACCAGGGAATGATAATCGGGGAAAGGCCCAAGGAGAACGATCTGGTGGTCAATGTCACCAGGGCCAAAAAGCTGGGCAACCAGCGGTCATCCACCTCGGAGGAGGCCATAAGGCTGACCCCGCCCAAGATCATGACCCTGGAGGAGGCGCTGGAGTTCATCGCCGATGACGAGCTGGTGGAGGTGACCCCCAAGGCCATCCGGTTAAGGAAGAAAATTTTATCGGATATCGACCGTCGCCGGTCGCGCCGGGTCAAGCCGGGTGCCGAGGCCGAGGAATAA
- a CDS encoding ribosome small subunit-dependent GTPase A has translation MDLKNIGWDPFFEDHLKQIKNKTKYDYDFLVGRVSAVHTNLCQVLTGGGEITAQVSGKMRDKINNETISPNGETPESAFPAVGDWVMMIHDQQHNSGMIRMILPRKTKFSRNAAGATSQEQVIAANIDYAFIVAALNADFNPSRIERYLVTTWNSGAVPVILLNKADLCPEVDAKIVEMEKTAVGVSVHAISAAQGEGLEQLSPYLQNGRTAVFIGSSGAGKSTIINRLLGRDIIKVVETSDYKDKGRHTTTSREMYLLEGGGIVIDTPGMRELQLWEGEQGLSETFDDIEQLSAQCRFGDCRHQEEPGCAVKSALESGEIDRIRYKNYLKLQRELKHQEMRNNAKVRMEQSKRWKNIAKTRRHLNKDSTIR, from the coding sequence ATGGACCTGAAAAATATCGGGTGGGATCCTTTCTTTGAGGACCATCTGAAACAAATAAAAAACAAGACCAAATACGATTATGACTTTTTGGTGGGGCGGGTTTCGGCCGTCCATACCAACTTATGCCAGGTCCTGACCGGGGGCGGCGAGATCACCGCCCAGGTATCGGGCAAAATGAGGGATAAGATCAACAACGAGACCATCTCTCCGAACGGAGAGACACCGGAGTCGGCCTTTCCGGCAGTGGGCGACTGGGTGATGATGATCCATGACCAACAGCATAACTCCGGGATGATCAGGATGATCCTGCCCCGGAAAACAAAGTTCTCGAGGAATGCCGCCGGCGCCACCTCGCAGGAACAGGTGATAGCTGCCAACATCGACTACGCTTTTATCGTGGCCGCTCTCAATGCCGATTTCAATCCCAGCCGGATCGAGCGGTACCTGGTCACAACCTGGAACAGCGGGGCGGTCCCGGTGATACTGCTCAACAAGGCCGATCTCTGCCCCGAAGTTGACGCCAAGATCGTGGAAATGGAAAAGACCGCGGTGGGTGTCTCGGTCCATGCCATCAGCGCGGCCCAGGGGGAGGGATTGGAGCAGTTGTCGCCATATCTTCAAAACGGCAGGACTGCGGTATTCATAGGCTCCTCGGGTGCGGGGAAGTCCACCATCATCAACCGGCTGCTGGGCCGGGATATAATCAAGGTGGTGGAGACGTCCGATTACAAGGACAAGGGGCGGCATACCACCACCAGCCGGGAGATGTATCTTCTGGAGGGTGGGGGCATCGTGATAGACACCCCGGGCATGAGGGAGCTGCAGCTTTGGGAGGGCGAACAGGGGCTTTCCGAAACCTTCGATGATATCGAACAGTTGTCCGCCCAATGCCGGTTCGGCGACTGCCGTCACCAGGAGGAACCGGGCTGTGCCGTCAAATCGGCCCTGGAGAGCGGTGAGATAGACCGGATCCGATACAAGAATTACCTGAAACTGCAACGCGAGCTTAAGCACCAGGAAATGCGAAACAATGCCAAGGTTCGGATGGAACAGTCAAAGAGATGGAAGAATATTGCCAAGACAAGGAGGCATTTAAATAAGGATTCAACAATACGCTGA
- a CDS encoding DNA polymerase I: MPTVMLVDGTALAYRAYFAFIRNPLINSKGENTSASYGFATILVNLLKKHKPDYLGVAFDTKAPTFRHEKFEAYKAQRPGMPDELKAQLPRIKQVLRAMEIAVLENDGYEADDVLAGLAKQAEAKNWPSYIVTGDKDLLQIVTDKIKVIRPRTGKNEEQIFGPAEVQREYGVIPDKIKDIFALSGDAADNVPGVPGIGPKTATELIIEFGSFDNLYQNLDQVKKPRIKKLLEDNREQAVMSRELVTLHLDELPLVSLSDLRVHEPDRERVSQLFRELEFGSLLREFQAGQVKSVEFQTVKAGTDLELVLGKIKKAGELYFEPEFRQDKLFRAAVMVDGKPLIVENKNLAKLKPIWENHKIIKIGHDLKSTIRKSGQGMNGPMFDTMLASYLIDPSWRHHQSLESLAGEHLGLAFEAAQPSAKKQTELAFEVDDQTRDQLLGRRLDAIKSLKEKFQQEMDGKNLTELFQKVEMPLLAVLAEMESFGVLLDLNIFKTMSRDLEKQIGKLEKQIYKEAGEEFNINSPKQLGVILFEKLKVGKAKKTKTGYSTDVSVLESFANVHPLPRLILDYRQLFKLKSTYVDALPALVSERTGRLHTTFNQALTETGRLSSSDPNLQNIPMREGVGREIRKGFIAEKDHLLLSADYSQVELRLVAHLSGDQRLQQAFKSRRDIHTETACAVFGIESNEVTPDMRRKAKAINFGIIYGMGPYGLAQQLGIGVGEAATFIEQYFQQFPQVQAWIALTTAQAKKDGFVCTMLGRRRYLPEINSDNGQRRAFAERTAVNTPIQGTAADLIKLAMVNIARRFEDEKIRSKMILQVHDELLFEVEKNELARVKKIVKQEMENAIEISVPVVVEMGEGENWFQAH, from the coding sequence ATGCCTACAGTAATGCTAGTCGATGGCACGGCTTTGGCCTACCGGGCCTACTTTGCCTTCATCCGCAACCCGCTGATAAACTCCAAAGGCGAGAACACCAGCGCCAGCTACGGCTTTGCCACCATCCTGGTCAATCTGCTTAAAAAACATAAACCGGATTATTTAGGGGTGGCCTTCGACACCAAGGCCCCCACCTTCCGCCACGAAAAATTCGAGGCCTACAAGGCCCAGCGTCCCGGCATGCCGGACGAGCTGAAAGCGCAGCTGCCGCGCATCAAACAGGTACTGAGGGCCATGGAGATAGCGGTGCTGGAGAACGACGGCTACGAGGCCGACGACGTCCTGGCCGGGCTGGCCAAGCAGGCCGAGGCCAAGAACTGGCCCAGCTATATAGTCACCGGCGACAAGGACCTGCTGCAGATCGTCACTGACAAGATCAAGGTGATCCGCCCCCGGACCGGCAAAAACGAGGAGCAGATCTTCGGGCCGGCCGAGGTCCAGCGGGAATACGGGGTGATCCCCGACAAGATCAAGGACATCTTCGCCCTGTCCGGAGATGCGGCGGACAACGTCCCGGGCGTGCCGGGCATCGGACCCAAGACCGCCACCGAGCTGATAATAGAATTCGGGTCGTTCGATAACCTATATCAGAATCTGGACCAGGTCAAGAAACCCCGCATAAAAAAACTTTTGGAGGATAACAGGGAGCAGGCCGTGATGTCCCGGGAACTGGTGACCCTGCACCTGGATGAACTGCCGCTGGTCTCTCTGTCCGACCTGAGGGTCCATGAGCCGGATCGGGAGAGGGTGTCCCAATTGTTCCGCGAATTGGAGTTTGGTTCGCTGCTGAGGGAGTTTCAGGCCGGGCAGGTGAAAAGCGTGGAGTTCCAGACCGTCAAGGCGGGGACCGACCTGGAGCTGGTGCTGGGTAAGATCAAGAAGGCCGGGGAATTATATTTTGAGCCGGAGTTCCGCCAGGACAAACTTTTTAGGGCAGCGGTGATGGTGGACGGCAAGCCGCTGATAGTGGAGAACAAGAACCTGGCCAAACTCAAGCCGATCTGGGAGAATCATAAGATCATCAAGATCGGCCATGACCTAAAATCTACCATTCGGAAAAGCGGTCAGGGCATGAACGGTCCGATGTTCGACACCATGCTGGCATCGTATCTGATAGACCCATCCTGGAGGCATCATCAGTCCCTGGAGTCCCTGGCCGGGGAGCATCTGGGACTGGCCTTCGAGGCGGCCCAGCCATCCGCCAAGAAACAGACCGAGCTGGCCTTCGAGGTCGACGACCAGACCCGCGATCAGCTATTGGGGCGCAGGCTGGACGCCATCAAATCCCTCAAGGAAAAATTTCAGCAGGAGATGGATGGAAAAAATCTGACCGAGCTGTTCCAAAAGGTGGAAATGCCCCTGCTGGCGGTGCTGGCGGAGATGGAATCGTTCGGGGTCCTGCTGGACCTGAATATTTTCAAAACCATGTCACGCGATCTGGAAAAGCAGATCGGCAAATTGGAGAAGCAGATATATAAAGAGGCGGGCGAAGAGTTCAACATCAATTCTCCCAAGCAACTGGGGGTGATCCTTTTCGAGAAATTGAAGGTGGGCAAGGCCAAAAAGACCAAGACCGGATACTCCACCGACGTTTCGGTGCTGGAATCATTCGCCAACGTCCATCCCCTGCCGCGGCTGATCCTGGATTACCGCCAGCTGTTCAAGTTAAAATCCACCTACGTGGATGCCCTGCCGGCCCTGGTCAGCGAAAGGACAGGCAGGCTGCACACCACTTTCAACCAGGCCCTGACCGAGACCGGACGGCTGTCCTCCTCCGATCCCAACCTCCAGAATATCCCCATGCGGGAGGGGGTGGGCCGGGAGATCCGCAAGGGGTTCATTGCCGAGAAGGACCACCTGTTGTTATCGGCCGATTATTCCCAGGTGGAACTCCGGCTGGTGGCGCACCTATCCGGTGACCAGCGCCTGCAGCAGGCCTTCAAGTCCCGGCGCGATATTCACACCGAGACGGCCTGCGCCGTGTTCGGCATAGAAAGTAACGAAGTTACTCCGGACATGCGGCGCAAGGCCAAGGCCATCAATTTCGGCATCATCTACGGCATGGGACCATATGGCCTGGCCCAGCAGCTGGGCATCGGAGTGGGCGAGGCGGCCACATTCATAGAACAATATTTCCAACAGTTTCCCCAGGTTCAGGCCTGGATAGCCTTGACCACCGCCCAGGCCAAGAAGGACGGCTTTGTCTGCACCATGCTGGGCCGCCGGCGCTACCTGCCGGAGATAAACTCCGACAACGGCCAGCGGCGGGCCTTTGCCGAGCGCACCGCGGTCAATACCCCCATCCAGGGGACGGCCGCCGACCTGATCAAGCTGGCCATGGTCAACATTGCCCGAAGGTTTGAAGATGAGAAGATCAGAAGCAAAATGATCCTCCAGGTCCACGACGAACTGCTGTTCGAGGTGGAGAAGAACGAGCTGGCCAGGGTGAAAAAAATAGTCAAGCAGGAGATGGAGAACGCCATCGAGATCTCGGTGCCGGTGGTGGTGGAGATGGGCGAGGGGGAGAACTGGTTCCAGGCGCACTGA